In a genomic window of Parambassis ranga chromosome 24, fParRan2.1, whole genome shotgun sequence:
- the LOC114428658 gene encoding uncharacterized protein LOC114428658 isoform X2 has translation MDKMECNPNRRGIFANTVWQWRIMHVRKYSRNPEPFLCSNKIGLDFNVGSTTKKKKDVGLLTNGVVLEVCDFAKTVKESKRHLITNILEKNFDLGLENEQQRADFTKHILLKLKDLIRTPLQNKHKAFPLFDTLSVPSFTNSIENGQNVGSAEHQSDSLQELMETDYGEDEAKTEKVDGFHADDSDEDQMEWLGATEDMKADACALLFPYCEEIGLSFDLESQQHLDPDLLTKAVMLELVDFSTLLDASYSSIVLDVLDYNFELDVKSQQGQKQIWSSILHLLKRRKQFAVTSAKLGPQFENEPFSIQTNPLKRPRQSCLEASLNHNEEVTKRRKSDLKREENLFQESTTNTDQPFSSQSDDSSHLKDENQIYIPPTSTSHFTEAYAFQDTSEELPSRKKMCQKRLQIQRETVMLQSDVESDETTDSENWTDEDDLHNTTNSEINVVPPFTSQFDKSKQQGDEQQMLVPTTPTNECDMIQDEMESMINMWKLRAKRVKQILLQIKRNEFLKSRSLNLEFNVGFAPKQTLHPGQLKYSGLYKVAYFALAMNSSKSEFIMDILENNFDLGLQSAYHKHVFSCEMMTRARELQNCEDAVKFSKEMFELPVPMSSEDMEYQIVDEGNLELSCMTGTGTYDVPLDSHFDAEPGSHAEDGTTQQESVNPYPFCKDIGLKLYVSDGQPNQKLHINKLTKGAMTEITIFAEKLCGTFEQICFDILRHNFDLDLQSVDSDLFQNILRRIPAANDVVNLACYVPSHYKDSKRNVRDASVVKELQYQNNTDLEENCVCPPRAPTEQNRRMSADTEQQHGIDLVLWKLRSNRIHRILSGHEEHCPLFSYSRCKKLGIDFNVGSGIKKNLDPKLLTNGVMVELHTFASALLSSATDFMTEVLEYNFDLNLNTEHLRSAYAEELLSQFMKIKTKRRSVPLKKLPIQIPGPGCIKEYTPHCSKCCQDRNHMLFKDVFEPNDMFHHNLHVITDTDSGNADSTNQRHVMDPISTFQTSDSFFSCYRECSKVGLNLRLFNNHPKEKLKTHEITAAAMLELFSFAKRLCGTGPRIVLDILVHNFNCDPPKPSKRFVLHFKHKPFEGGLAWFNEVYAIDQQFRKHPIKKTWTLDMQGSDRKKAVRKRILMMQRQKEKTLLESDVKTDETTDSENWTDEDDLRNTPNSEINVVPPFTSQFDDSKQQAHEKEMLFPTTPTNECDMIQDEMGSVINMWKLRSKRVKQILLQMKQHDLLMKDNAWKLKYLEFNVGFAPKQNLHPDQLKYFCLYKVALFALAMNSSKSEFIMDILENNFDLGLQSAYHKHVFSCEMMTQTRELQNCEDAVKFSKEVFELPVPMSSEDMEYQIVDEGNLELSCMTGTGTYDVSLDSHFDAEPGSHVEEGTTQQESVDQYPFCKDIGLKLYVSDGRPNQKLHINKLTKGAMTEITIFAEKLCGTFEQICFDILRHNFDLDLQSVDSDLFQNILRRIPAANEVVNLACYVPSHYKDSKRNVRDASVLKELQYQNNTDLEENCVCPPRAPTEQNRRMSADTEQQHGIDLVLWKLRSNRIHRILSGHEEHCPLFSYSRCKKLGIDFNVGSGIKKNLDPKLLTNGVMVELHTFASALLSSATDFMTEVLEYNFDLNLNTEHLRSAYAEELWRQFMKIKVKRFSVPVKKSLFKIPGPGCIKEYTPHCSKCCQDRNQMLFKDVFEPNDMFHHNLHVITDTDSGNADSTNQRHVMDPISTFQASDSFFSCYRECSKVGLNLCLFNNHPKEKLKTHEITAAAMLELLSFAKRVCGTGLRIFLDILVHNFNFDLRKPSNNFVPHFKHKPFEGGLAWFNEVYAIDQLFSKHAIKKTWTLDMQGSDRKKAVRKRILMMQRKKERALLESDSETDETTDSENGADEDDLHNTPNSEINVAPPFASQSDDSKQQAHEQQMLLPTTAPDECGMIQEEIGPESNMWKLRANRVKKILFDQCKDHCQFFNKKVYLEFNVGFMPKQNLSADILTHSVLFKVAQFALAMSSSQPDFIMKILENNFDLCLGRVHHEDVFTCELMKKLRELQSCEDAVKFSKEVFELPDPLSAEAHPHTKADSPAGPDPHVKTKPVSQAQTTSTSVDPYPFCKDIGMKLNVGNSQPNKKLHIHRLTKGAMTEVAAFAEKLCGTFDDICFDILRHNFDLDLPSIDCELFQNILAQIPAANDTVNLATISCHVTPLHLHSDPIVLQQLPCQPKPNEGGHSAVLTQAVKDHNFSRVIDAEEHDRDSFLWTLRANRVRQILSVHGEHCPLYSYSRCKKLGIDFNIGSGEKRDLDPKLLTNGIMIELQTFAKALVSSKKDFMTEILEFNFDLNLRGELHRSAYAQELMKNVVAMKAKRATTLKRNHAFEIPDPKSVVGNAPCCPKCYQDRNYAFRQDESNPDHIFHYDAHTKTDTISADCTTQKPVMDLVSDFPASEALLRLYPHCENIGLNLCVDKDHPKESLDMDLLTWTTIREVCSFAKTLSGKKQKILGDVLAHNFHLDVQNLNIHPSQFCPDTPSWFDEVFVLQTRSPTPSSEDALKIERKKAIKRQKLQKHKKAALSDNMASHFSVEKLYPLCSEIGLDLDVTSKSENKVKLDLNLLTIPVILEIQKFISKKHIEYFPGFLYDILDYNFDLRSQHHRKWEFSLETASRFRIALKKWKNKSGGEDTVFELPFVFDKKHRKKPHRKKNKSHKQALEMQSCSGTWHLSPPSDVIFKNDGVTGVGTQTHHDIKMEMCDNLLPGNLQVKEETCYVDVKPDMGRTVEATAEPNIVGVTHLGQSKSAGSCENTLMTKSVSGSETENVQYFLFAPPTASEGFRMLPPCSNIVGPMTAGTATTYFVPVTGFIPVQVIPMSHNPVNISIKEEQEDMLVDLGSSKDHSNAEIEVTIKEEYDP, from the coding sequence ATGGACAAAATGGAATGCAATCCGAACAGAAGAGGGATTTTTGCCAACACCGTGTGGCAATGGCGCATCATGCATGTAAGGAAGTATTCAAGAAACCCAGAACCATTTCTTTGTAGCAATAAGATAGGCTTGGATTTTAATGTTGGATccaccacaaagaaaaaaaaggatgtagGACTACTGACAAATGGTGTTGTTCTGGAGGTCTGTGATTTTGCAAAAACAGTTAAGGAGAGTAAAAGGCATTTGATCACAAACATTTTAGAGAAGAATTTTGATCTTGGATTAGAAAACGAACAACAACGGGCTGATTTTACAAAACACATTCTGCTTAAACTCAAAGACCTTATCAGAACACctcttcaaaacaaacacaaagcttttcctctttttgataCATTGAGTGTGCCTTCATTTACAAACAGTATTGAAAATGGACAGAATGTGGGATCTGCAGAGCACCAGTCTGACAGTTTACAGGAGCTGATGGAGACTGATTATGGAGAAGATGAAGCCAAAACAGAAAAGGTGGATGGATTCCATGCtgatgacagtgatgaagatcAAATGGAGTGGTTAGGTGCAACAGAAGACATGAAAGCAGATGCTTGTGCACTCTTATTTCCCTATTGTGAAGAGATTGGTTTGAGTTTTGACCTTGAGTCACAACAGCACCTTGATCCGGATTTGTTGACGAAAGCAGTCATGTTAGAACTTGTAGACTTCAGTACACTGCTGGATGCATCCTACAGCTCCATTGTTCTTGATGTCTTAGATTATAATTTTGAACTTGATGTCAAAAGTCAGCAGGGACAAAAACAAATTTGGTCCTCAATATTACATCTGCTgaaaaggagaaaacaatttgccGTTACCAGTGCCAAATTGGGTCCACAGTTTGAAAATGAACCATTTTCAATTCAGACAAACCCCTTAAAACGACCACGACAGTCCTGTTTAGAGGCCTCACTAAATCATAACGAGGAAGTAACTAAAAGGAGAAAGTCTGatttaaaaagagaagagaacCTTTTCCAGGAATCTACTACAAACACAGATCAACCATTTTCCAGTCAGTCTGATGACAGCAGTCATCTCAAAGATGAAAATCAAATATACATTCCTCCAACTTCAACGTCACACTTCACCGAAGCCTATGCTTTTCAGGACACGTCGGAAGAACTTCctagcaggaaaaaaatgtgtcaaaaacGACTGCAGATACAAAGAGAAACAGTCATGCTGCAAAGTGATGTAGAAAGTGATGAAACCACAGATTCAGAGAACTGGACAGATGAGGATGacctacacaacacaacaaattcTGAAATAAATGTGGTCCCCCCATTTACAAGTCAGTTTGATAAAAGCAAGCAGCAaggagatgaacaacagatgcTCGTTCCAACAACTccaacaaatgaatgtgacatgATACAAGATGAAATGGAATCAATGATCAACATGTGGAAGTTGCGTGCTAAACGTGTAAAACAAATTCTTCTTCAAATAAAGCGCAATGAGTTTTTGAAGAGTAGGAGTCTAAATCTAGAATTCAATGTTGGATTTGCACCAAAGCAAACCCTCCATCCTGGCCAACTGAAATATTCTGGTCTGTACAAAGTTGCTTATTTTGCCTTAGCAATGAATtcatcaaagtcagaattcatCATGGACATTCTTGAAAACAACTTTGACCTTGGCCTACAGAGTGCATaccataaacatgttttttcatgtgAAATGATGACACGAGCAAGAGAGCTTCAAAACTGTGAGGATGCTGTCAAATTCTCAAAAGAGATGTTTGAACTTCCTGTTCCAATGTCATCAGAAGATATGGAATATCAGATTGTGGATGAGGGAAATCTTGAACTCAGCTGCATGACAGGAACAGGAACATATGATGTTCCTCTTGATTCACACTTTGATGCTGAGCCTGGCTCACATGCTGAAGATGGAACAACTCAACAGGAAAGTGTGAATCCCTATCCCTTCTGTAAGGACATTGGTCTGAAGCTATATGTAAGCGACGGTCAGCCAAATCAAAAACTCCACATCAACAAACTGACTAAAGGAGCAATGACCGAAATCACAATCTTTGCGGAAAAGCTATGTGGAACATTTGAGCAGATTTGTTTTGATATCCTCAGACACAACTTTGATCTTGATTTGCAAAGTGTAGACTCTGACCTCTTTCAAAACATTCTTAGGCGCATTCCTGCTGCAAATGACGTAGTGAATCTAGCATGCTATGTACCCTCCCACTATAAGGACAGCAAACGTAACGTAAGGGATGCATCTGTAGTCAAAGAACTGCAATACCAAAACAATACAGACTTGGAAGAAaactgtgtttgtcctccccgggcacccacagaacaaaacagaaggATGTCTGCTGACACCGAACAACAACATGGCATCGATTTAGTGCTGTGGAAACTGCGATCTAATCGTATTCATCGAATCCTCTCAGGTCATGAAGAACATTGCCCTCTGTTTTCATACTCAAGATGTAAGAAATTGGGCATTGATTTTAATGTCGGatctggaattaaaaaaaatctggatcCAAAGTTGTTGACCAATGGAGTCATGGTTGAACTTCACACTTTTGCCTCAGCACTGCTGTCATCTGCAACAGATTTCATGACTGAGGTATTGGAGTATAATTTTGATCTAAATCTGAACACTGAGCATCTTCGCAGTGCCTATGCAGAAGAACTTTTGAGTCAGTTTATGAAAATTAAGACAAAAAGGCGATCAGTCCCTCTTAAAAAACTCCCGATCCAAATCCCTGGCCCAGGATGCATAAAGGAATATACTCCACATTGCTCCAAGTGTTGCCAAGACAGAAACCACATGCTTTTTAAGGATGTTTTTGAGCCAAATGACATGTTTCATCATAATCTGCATGTCATCACTGACACAGACTCTGGTAATGCAGACTCTACAAATCAAAGACATGTAATGGACCCAATCTCTACATTCCAGACATCAGATTCCTTCTTCAGCTGCTACCGTGAGTGCAGTAAAGTAGGTTTAAACCTCCGTTTGTTCAACAACCATCCAAAAGAAAAacttaaaacacatgaaataaCTGCTGCAGCTATGTTAGAGCTATTTTCTTTTGCCAAAAGACTGTGTGGAACAGGACCCAGGATTGTTCTAGATATCCTTGTTCACAACTTCAACTGTGACCCGCCCAAACCTTCCAAGCGTTTTGTTCTGCATTTCAAACATAAACCATTTGAGGGAGGCCTTGCCTGGTTTAATGAAGTTTATGCGATTGATCAACAGTTTCGTAAACATCCCATAAAGAAAACGTGGACTCTTGACATGCAGGGGAGTGACAGAAAGAAAGCAGTAAGGAAAAGAATACTGATGATGCaaagacaaaaggaaaaaacCCTGCTGGAAAGTGATGTAAAAACTGATGAAACCACAGATTCAGAGAACTGGACAGATGAGGATGACCTACGCAACACACCAAATTCTGAAATTAATGTGGTCCCACCATTTACaagtcagtttgatgacagcAAACAGCAAGCACATGAAAAAGAGATGCTCTTTCCAACAACTccaacaaatgaatgtgacatgATACAAGATGAAATGGGATCAGTGATCAACATGTGGAAGTTGCGTTCCAAACGTGTAAAACAAATCCTCCttcaaatgaaacaacatgaccTTTTGATGAAAGACAATGCTTGGAAGCTAAAGTATCTAGAATTCAATGTTGGATTTGCTCCGAAACAGAACCTCCATCCTGACcaactgaaatatttttgtcTGTACAAAGTTGCTCTTTTTGCCTTAGCAATGAATtcatcaaagtcagaattcatCATGGACATTCTTGAAAACAACTTTGACCTTGGCCTACAGAGTGCATaccataaacatgttttttcatgtgaaatgatgacacaaacaagaGAGCTTCAGAACTGTGAGGATGCTGTCAAATTCTCAAAAGAGGTGTTTGAACTTCCTGTTCCAATGTCATCAGAAGATATGGAATATCAGATTGTTGATGAGGGAAATCTTGAACTCAGCTGCATGACAGGAACAGGAACATATGATGTTTCTCTTGATTCACACTTTGATGCTGAGCCTGGCTCACATGTTGAAGAGGGAACAACTCAACAGGAAAGTGTGGATCAATATCCTTTCTGTAAGGACATTGGTCTGAAGCTATATGTAAGCGACGGTCGGCCAAATCAAAAACTCCACATCAACAAACTGACTAAAGGAGCAATGACCGAAATCACAATCTTTGCGGAAAAGCTATGTGGAACATTTGAGCAGATTTGTTTTGATATCCTCAGACACAACTTTGATCTTGATTTGCAAAGTGTAGACTCTGACCTCTTTCAAAACATTCTTAGGCGCATTCCTGCTGCAAATGAAGTAGTGAATCTAGCATGCTATGTACCCTCCCACTATAAGGACAGTAAGCGTAATGTAAGGGATGCATCTGTACTCAAAGAACTGCAATACCAAAACAATACAGACTTGGAAGAAaactgtgtttgtcctccccggGCACCCACAGAACAAAACAGGAGGATGTCTGCTGACACCGAACAACAACATGGCATCGATTTAGTGCTGTGGAAACTGCGATCTAATCGTATTCATCGAATCCTCTCAGGTCATGAAGAACATTGCCCTCTGTTTTCTTACTCAAGATGTAAGAAATTGGGCATTGATTTTAATGTCGGatctggaattaaaaaaaatctggatcCAAAGTTGTTGACCAATGGAGTCATGGTTGAACTTCACACTTTTGCCTCAGCACTGCTGTCATCTGCAACAGATTTCATGACTGAGGTATTGGAGTATAATTTTGATCTAAATCTGAACACTGAGCATCTTCGCAGTGCCTATGCAGAAGAACTTTGGAGACAGTTTATGAAAATTAAGGTAAAAAGGTTCTCAGTCCCCGTCAAAAAAAGCCTGTTCAAGATCCCTGGCCCAGGATGCATAAAGGAATATACTCCACATTGCTCCAAGTGTTGCCAAGACAGAAACCAGATGCTTTTTAAGGATGTTTTTGAGCCAAATGACATGTTTCATCATAATCTGCATGTCATCACTGACACAGACTCTGGTAATGCAGACTCTACAAATCAAAGACATGTAATGGACCCAATCTCTACATTCCAGGCATCAGATTCCTTCTTCAGCTGCTACCGTGAGTGCAGTAAAGTGGGTTTAAACCTCTGTTTGTTCAACAACCATCCAAAAGAAAAacttaaaacacatgaaataaCTGCTGCAGCTATGTTAGAGCTATTGTCTTTTGCCAAAAGAGTGTGTGGAACAGGACTCAGGATTTTTCTAGATATCCTTGTCCACAACTTCAACTTTGACCTGCGGAAACCTTCCAATAATTTTGTTCCTCATTTCAAACATAAACCATTTGAGGGAGGCCTTGCCTGGTTTAATGAAGTTTATGCGATTGATCAACTGTTTAGTAAACATGCCATTAAGAAAACCTGGACTCTTGACATGCAGGGGAGTGACAGAAAGAAAGCAGTAAGGAAAAGAATACTGatgatgcaaagaaaaaaggaaagagcacTGCTGGAAAGTGATAGTGAAACTGATGAAACCACAGATTCAGAGAACGGGGCAGATGAGGATGACCTACACAACACACCAAATTCTGAAATAAATGTAGCCCCACCATTTGCAAGTCAGTCTGATGACAGCAAACAACAAGCACATGAACAACAGATGCTCCTTCCAACAACTGCACCAGATGAATGTGGCATGATACAAGAAGAAATAGGACCAGAAAGCAACATGTGGAAGTTGCGTGCTAATCGTGTAAAGAAAATCCTCTTTGACCAGTGTAAAGATCACTGTCAGTTCTTCAACAAGAAAGTTTATCTGGAATTCAATGTTGGATTTATGCCTAAGCAAAACCTCAGTGCTGACATTTTGACTCATTCTGTCCTATTCAAAGTTGCACAATTTGCTTTAGCAATGAGTTCATCCCAGCCAGACTTTATCATGAAAATTCTTGAAAACAACTTTGACCTATGCCTGGGCAGGGTACACCATGaagatgtgtttacatgtgaacTGATGAAAAAACTAAGAGAGCTTCAAAGTTGTGAGGATGCCGTCAAATTCTCAAAAGAGGTTTTTGAACTTCCCGATCCATTGTCTGCTGAAGCTCATCCTCACACTAAAGCTGATTCACCTGCTGGGCCTGATCCACATGTCAAAACTAAACCAGTTTCACAGGCTCAAACAACTTCAACAAGTGTGGATCCCTATCCCTTCTGTAAGGACATTGGGATGAAGCTAAATGTTGGCAACAGTCAACCCAATAAAAAACTTCACATCCACAGACTCACTAAAGGAGCAATGACCGAAGTGGCAGCCTTTGCAGAAAAGCTGTGTGGAACATTTGACGACATTTGTTTTGATATCCTCAGACATAACTTTGATCTTGATTTGCCCAGCATAGATTGTGAGCTGTTTCAAAACATTCTTGCTCAAATTCCTGCTGCAAATGACACAGTGAATCTAGCGACCATTTCATGTCATGTGACGCCATTGCACTTGCACAGTGACCCTATAGTTCTCCAACAACTGCCATGCCAGCCCAAACCCAATGAAGGAGGACACAGTGCTGTTTTAACTCAAGCTGTAAAAGACCATAATTTCAGTAGGGTCATTGACGCAGAAGAACATGACCGTGATTCATTCCTGTGGACATTGCGAGCTAATCGTGTTCGGCAGATCCTCTCAGTTCATGGAGAACATTGCCCTTTGTATTCTTATTCCAGATGTAAGAAGTTGGGCATTGATTTTAACATAGGATCTGGAGAAAAACGAGATCTTGACCCAAAGTTGCTGACCAATGGCATCATGATTGAACTTCAGACTTTTGCCAAAGCACTGGTGTCTTCCAAGAAAGATTTTATGACTGAGATACTGGAGTTTAATTTTGACCTAAACTTGAGGGGAGAGCTACATCGAAGCGCCTATGCACAGGAGCTCATGAAAAACGTTGTAGCTATGAAAGCAAAAAGGGCCACGACCCTTAAAAGAAACCATGCTTTCGAAATCCCTGACCCCAAATCCGTAGTGGGAAATGCTCCATGTTGCCCTAAATGCTATCAAGACAGAAATTATGCATTTCGTCAGGATGAGTCTAATCCAGATCACATCTTTCATTATGATGCACACACCAAAACTGACACCATATCTGCTGactgcacaacacaaaaacctGTTATGGACCTAGTTTCTGATTTCCCAGCATCGGAGGCCTTATTGAGATTGTATCCTCACTGTGAAAACATAGGTTTAAACCTGTGTGTGGACAAAGACCACCCAAAAGAAAGCCTTGACATGGATTTATTGACATGGACAACTATCAGGGAGGTTTGTTCTTTTGCCAAAACActgtctggaaaaaaacagaaaattctTGGTGATGTCCTTGCACACAACTTCCACTTGGATGTGCAGAACTTGAACATACATCCCTCCCAGTTCTGCCCTGACACTCCTAGCTGGTTTGATGAAGTTTTTGTCTTACAAACAAGGAGTCCCACACCTTCTTCAGAGGATGCACTGAAAATTGAAAGGAAGAAAGCAATCAAAagacaaaaattacaaaaacacaaaaaagctgCACTGAGTGATAATATGGCAAGTCATTTCAGTGTTGAAAAACTATATCCTCTTTGCAGTGAAATAGGTCTGGACTTGGATGTGACATCAAAATCAGAAAACAAAGTAAAACTGGACTTGAACCTCCTGACAATACCTGTAATATTGGAGATACAAAAATTTATATCTAAGAAACACATAGAGTATTTCCCCGGCTTTTTGTATGACATCCTGGATTATAACTTCGATCTTAGATCACAACATCACAGGAAATGGGAATTTTCTCTAGAAACTGCAAGCAGATTCAGAATTGCACTCaagaaatggaaaaataaatctgGTGGTGAAGATACAGTCTTCGAGTTACCGTTTGTGTTTGATAAGAAACACCGCAAAAAAccgcacagaaaaaaaaataaaagtcacaAACAGGCGTTGGAAATGCAGAGCTGTTCAGGCACCTGGCACCTCTCTCCTCCCAGTGAtgtcatatttaaaaatgatgGCGTCACTGGTGTTGGGACCCAAACACATCATGACATAAAGATGGAGATGTGTGATAATCTTCTTCCAGGAAACTTACAGGTTAAAGAGGAGACATGTTATGTCGATGTGAAACCAGATATGGGTCGGACTGTTGAAGCAACAGCAGAGCCAAACATTGTGGGTGTTACACATCTGGGTCAAAGTAAATCTGCAGGATCTTGTGAAAATACCTTGATGACTAAATCAGTCTCAGGGTCAGAGACAGAGAATGTCCAGTATTTCCTCTTTGCCCCACCGACAGCATCTGAAGGCTTTAGAATGCTACCACCATGTTCTAACATTGTAGGTCCCATGACTGCAGGAACGGCCACCACATATTTTGTCCCAGTGACAGGGTTCATACCAGTTCAAGTGATACCTATGTCTCATAATCCTGTGAATATATCTATCAAAGAGGAGCAAGAAGATATGCTGGTTGACCTTGGCTCCTCCAAAGATCACTCAAACGCAGAAATTGAAGTGACCATTAAAGAAGAATATGATCCGTAA